The following DNA comes from Erigeron canadensis isolate Cc75 chromosome 3, C_canadensis_v1, whole genome shotgun sequence.
GAATGATAGTAATGTTGGTGTTAAAATAATTTccatcttattattattattagagttaattgcaaattTGGTCTATGAGGTTTGCTCATTTTGGCGATGCCGGGGTctcttttttgactttttttatgtTGTTGCAATTTTGGTTCCTTTTTAACGGATCTGTTTAGAGAGGATGTTTAAGTAAGCACGTAATGAACACGTGCATGGGCACAAACGTAATAAGCCACCCAATAATTCAATAagtcctttttcttcctttttttttatccacgaaataaaccctaaattccATTTTcccaaaaaataattacaacCCCCATAAATCAAAAACTCCATAAATCAAATACTCTCTAAATCAACTGCAAAAGGTCAAAACAGGGACCCTAATGCAACGATTGTCAAAAAGAGATCGGTGTTAGAAAATgaacaaaccacagggaccaaatttgcaattaactcttattATTATCATGTAGAGTGATTGACACGAATTGTTCTTGTGGTTTACCAAAAAGTCTGATTTCGTCTTTTAACTTTGGAAATATGAGTGGCAATCCTTTATTGACATAAACGATCGCGTTTTATCCTTTTCGATACGGACGTCAACTTGAATTCGTCAACCTTCTCACATGCATTACACGTGATGGCACTTAGGTCATTCGTAACTTTAAAAGACGAAACCAGACAATTTGGACAATCCACAAGGACGATTTTGTGTCGATCGCTCTATAATAcatcataaaacatttgttttattcattttttaaacTAGTTAGTTGGTACTTTAAAATGTctctttatttaacattttctccgcctaatatatttatattatttttaccaaaattatttacaatatacaacTTTTTAATCCTAAAATTATTacactatattttttttatatcaattaccgTGTTATAGTAAACAATAAACAAAGGCATATGGTCATAAAGCTTGCGTTTTGATAAATATGCTTAAAACCCaagaaaaagatttatgaaaAGAAAATGAGAGGTGGAGCAACTAGGGTTTTATGCAGAAATTTAGTCCGTGCATTCTCAAGAAATGGAAATAGCAATAATAATATGTTCATCAAAATCCATCCCTTTTCGTTTCCCAAATACTCAACTGGTACATTCTGCCTTCATCcttgtttttgagtttttaatttttatagcaGAAAGAAATATAGTTTATCGCCTTTCACAGATTGGGGCAAACAAACTTGTTTTTCGATATGATTACGATTACTTTATCGTTAATATACCATGAAAGTATAAACTTATATgtgtgctatatatatataaagtggtGGAGATGCAGCCGCAAACATCGGCTGAACTGATAAAGATTATGGAGCAGAGACTGTCTGCTATTGAACACAGAAATGCTTATCTTCAAGGCATCATTAATCAGGTAAGGCTGAAATACTCATCAAGattattacaagtattactGTTTATGTTATTCGAATAGTTATTAGATGGTTACAACACAAACCTCTCACTGAGTTTATGTACTAATATAATGTTATTTTCTGTTTGTATCTATGTTGAATGAAGACAGCCGGAAACCTCACCAACCGAGTTTTCAAGAGCAAACAAGGAGCTTCAGAAGCTAAATGATAAAATGGATCTCATAAGTAAGTTGAGGACCATCGAAAAGGTGATTTCTTGTGCTTTTGTTTACTTCTGGTAATTAAGTTGAAGTTATCGACTTGTAGGATAATTATCATCGAATAAGGAGTATGATtctatatgtgttatatatgtatatatcccATGGGTCTGCCGTCTGAATAAGcaatttatattcatttttctcaTAATCAAGTTGTTGGTTGTATCTGTTCTGTTTAGGGTTAACTAGTTCTTGACATCTTGTTATATAGGAACTTCACAAAATAGTGGTAGCCTATCGTTAGGTTCACTCATGTGCTCCAACCCAACAGATGATTGGATAGGATACTGGTTTTAGCTTATATAAGACGCCTTTTTCAGAGGTTGGCATCTCGAAAGTGTCAACTTTTTTGTGCACTGTAAGTTAGTTTTAGACAGTTTTCTGGTTTGCCTTACTGTTGTATTTATTCTATGAAAATGAAGTCCTCGTGTTGCAACCGTCTTCGCCAATGAGGTTGGTTTAGAGATAAGGTCTTTAACCATTGGAGTTGAGTTCCATTTCTCACATCTGTGGGGgtggattagtaggggtttttctAGAGTCCTGGATTTCATTTCAAACatcgtgtaatttaggagtaggagtaggaTAAAATgccattctaaaaaaaattattataagtaaaaaaaaaaagaaaaaagaaaaaaaaaatgtaacaatCCCTTTCAGTAGCTGTATTTTTGCAACCACAAATGATTTATGGTTGGCATTGTTACTTCACCCCCTTTCAGTATCTGTGTTCTTTCATTACACATGTTATGTGATATTGATGCTGTGTGTGGTTGTAGGAaattcaaagtttaaaatcGCTAGTTGGCGACTCTGAAGAAGATAAAGACATGCAGGCAATGGCATATGAGGAACTGGAGCAAGTTTTAAAAGAACAACAAAATGTGCATAATCTGTTGCTTAAGTCTTTACTTCCCAAGGACGATGCCGATGCAAGGGGTTGCATTTTGGAAGTTAGAGCAGGTAGCTGCATAATGGATGATTAAGCTGTTTTTGAGCATAATGCCAAATCTTGCATTGCTTATGGAATCAATTTGTTTTTATGTTGCATCAGGGACTGGTGGAGAAGAGGCTTCTCTGTTCGCAATGGACATCTTCAAAATGTAATTtctgtatatttattttatcaagaTATTAAAATGTTCTCTATAACTTTCTGAACCCTGATGTTTAAATCATACCAGGTATGAGAGATACTCCCAGAAAAAAGGATGGAGGTTTGAGGTGGTAGATGTCACAGACTCAAATATGAAAGGATTTAAGGTCAGTTACATCTTATTGGATTGGGTTATATTAACAGAAACATAAATTTTGAGTAATTTATATGCATAATAAGTATATCTTGTTTTGTTGGCACTTGGCAGGAAGCAAGTGCTGCAATATCCGGGGCGGATGTCTATGGAAAACTGAAGTTCGAGAGTGGAATTCATAGAGTGCAGGTTCTACTTCATTCTTAAAGTGACCGACTACTAGTATGAGACACATTATTTAGTAATTGGTTTTAATTTTGCAGCGAGTTCCCATTACTGAAAAGTCTGGACGTGTTCATACAAGTGCCGTGTCTGTTGCTATCCTTCCCCAGGCAGATGAGGTGATGAATTACTACAATAGTTTTAATTCTGTTATCTTATTAATTTGGAAAAGTATTTTACAAGGCGTGTGTGATTGATTATTCATATTTCTGGAGATAATTGAAGTGGTGTTTTGCAGGTAGATGTTCAACTGAGGAACGAGGACTTGAGAATTGACACATATAGGTCTGGGGGATCTGGTGGTCAGCATGCGAATACTACTAATAGTGCTGTCCGAATCACCCATATTCCATCTGGCCTCACAGTTGCCATACAAGATGAGCGCTCACAACACATGGTAGGTATCTCCTTTTTAATAAGCTTACTGCTGCTATATACCCTTGGAAATCATTTTTGTTTCCCTTGGTTTGATGTTAGAACAAAGCTAAAGGGCTAAAAGTATTGTGCGCGAGACTGTATGAGATGGAGAGATGTAGAGTGCATAACAGTAGATCTAAGTTAAGATCAGATCAGGTATTGTTAAACATGATTAGATGTTGTATAATACTAAATTTGTTTGTTCATCAACTACATTTTGTCCGTTCCCTTAAAAACAGATCGGTAGTGGAGATAGATCTGAACGTATACGTACCTACAACTTTCCACAAGGGCGAGTGACGGATCACAGGATAGGCTTCACTCATCATTCCATCAGCGATATGATACAAGGAGAGAGTTTAGACTACTTCATTGATGCCCTTCTTTTGCAGCAAGAAATGGATGCAATTGCAGACTTTCAGCGCCAGTAGTGGTTGATTTCCTTGCTATCAACTAAAGATTTATTTTACAACTACAAGCATATTGCTACCTGATGAGTAAAATAGTTCTTTTAATAATTTAGTGAACACTGATGATTTTGACGTGTATCTGATAGTACCAGTAGTCACATAACCATACTTTTTATAAAGATATTGAGATCTGTTCATTCGTTCTTGCTTAAGGCTTCACTTTGGATTATCCGAGTGGCGTGTATAGGTGAATTGAACCAAATTATGTTAGATAACCCAACCACTCATTCAAGTAAATGAGCACACATATCATCAAGTGTAAAAATAACCGACATTTTGAAAAGTATAGAAAATTGAATTGGATGTTAGTGAATACTGGACGATACAggatataatcatcataatatTTCAATAAATGGTAGTGATGTTAGTGTTGAATATTGGTGTtgaaaatattttcaactgATTAATGTACAAAAAAGTATCGGGTTCCACTCTTCTCACAACCATTTCAGTCACTAAGCAAAAACCGAGCCATTGAAAGGTTATGTTGCACAAACCAAAATACTAAAACTGATATCTAATCATCACCACTTTCGTCACTATATGAAACAAGCCCGCCAGTGACAGCATCTTGGATAGGCCCTGAAGGTATTTCTGTATTAGTAGTGCTAATAGAGGCAGAATGGTGTTCTGTCATAATATCTTTACATTCATCGGAGTTGACCTGCTGATCCGTCCTCGGTTTCTTTGCTTGAGGTTTCACTTTTATGACTACTCCTAATGAACGTGCACGTGGTTTCTTCTCTGCGAATGTTTGTTCCTAGAAGCCAAATACACAAATGATTATTACAAGCCTGTGTAGGAATGCCACTTCAACAATGAATGTTAAAAGTTTGTGTCCCCACTCTACAATCATCAAATTGTCTGGCAATGAACTGTCTGGCAAATTTTCCAAATTAAACACACTTTCAAAAGCATCGAACAAACGACGTTGTGTGATTCCACTCACTATGCTTAAACCTTTCATTAAACTCTGCATATTTTTTGTCCTTATTCTCCTTTAAGATCTGCAGAAAGTTATTTATCAAccgaatattaaaaaaaaaagaaaacaagctTCAAAGGATTATCAATGAATGCAAAAGTAATACACACCAAAATGTGCTATTGGCTAGGGGAGTGATTAACAtaattaagttattttaaaataCAGATAGTTATTTAGGATAATTGGATAAACCATAATGtgcttaaacaaaaacttgcaCGTGATGTCCATGATTCCACACTACAATTTGTTCTGCTCTTACTTTCATAGCAAGCAACACACAAGTCAGATGTCAATATGAAGTTTTAAAAGATAAACCCAAGAATCAAGCATGTTTAGCTAAATGCTAcaaccaaattattaatttaccGTTTAAAAGTACTAAAACTATAAACTAAGAGAAGTACATTCGACCAACTCTTCATATAAATAAACAGCAAAGTTCATTCATCCAATATTTAGTGaagattcaaaaccaaaaaaccaaaaccgaatcgATCAAAAACGGAATCcaatattttctaattttcaaaaaccgaaaggTTCAGTTCGGTTTTCGCAAAAAAATCGACCAAAACCGAACCGTGCTCACCCCTATTTCAGGTTTAAAATAAGCTCTTTGTATATCTTTATCTATCCAGGGTCGTCTATTAAGTTTCAATTCCCACCAGGTTGACCAGCAGCTGCAGCAACTAGTGGATTCGCATCCGCTGGAATCCACAGGACTCGCGTAAGCCTTGGTGGGGGAGTTCCTCTTAACTTAATTTTCTCATATAGCCTGTGTCTTTTTTCCTGTTTTTCGTATAGCTTGTTTTCTCTTTCAGCCAATTCTCTGACTATTTCCAAATGCTCAGCTTCCTCTTTCTTTCGCCTTTCAGCATCTGCATTTGATCAAAACAAAGCAGAAAACACGTCAGAAAATGGTTAACCTAAACACCAAAGTGGCAACTTGGACAAATTTACTCATGGAGGGTAACAGATACAGTCACAAAAACGACTATACATCGAACTATCAAAGCAAACTGAAGTTGCTTAATTTACTGTATACAGACACTGCtcactttttattttgtaaagaGAAGAAATGAGATAAAGAATTTGACCTTCACGCTTCCGCTTCCAGTCCGCTTTCTTTCTGGTGAGCTTGGCCTGACGATGCTTAACAACCATCTGTTGGTACTCCATCTGGAATCCAATGAACCATTTACATTTACTATAAATAATTGAACTCATATAAGATAAAGGAAATCAGTAAAATCATCCCATCTAGATGTTGATTTCATTTCCAGTGCCCTATTTCACACGTAGTGATCCAAGTAATTACACAAATACGTTATTTGGGCAAATTTTTGGCGTGTATGTGGCTATCTGCTAATTATGCCATGTCTGAGGTAGATATTTTTACTTGTGacatatacattaaaaaaaatcaccaaaacaaattaaagaaaagaaagacgGTTTTAAAGACGAGAGAAACAGAAATAAAAACCTGTATTAGAAAACAAAACACACTATACGCTCCataacatgaacaactccacaCCTCTCCAACACTCGTCAATTCTGCACTTACAGAATTGTTTGCACTAGaactcccccccccccaaacAGCACCCCAAAGGGGCGTCTTGGCCAATTAAAAGAGTTGTCCAGCATATGTGTGCCGCCCTTTGTGttgtatacatatacataaagatatatgtatgcgtctgtgtgtgtgtgagtgtgcatgtatatatatatacacactatgTGTTAAATCTAAGGGACTTGTTGCTGTGAAAATTACACTTGGTCTAACTCCATGCCTGGATTGAAGAATCTCGGGGCAATGAGCAGAAGCCCGATCCAGTGCAGGAATCAAATCGGCAACGTTAGCTTGGAAGGCTAGGGGTTATAGTGGGCGTCGGTTCATCATTAGCTTGGGAGGCTAGGGGTTATGTTTGAGCTTTGAAATATTATACTAATGtctttaaaaaatatgtttaaatttgaaggttttatatataattctagAAGCGATAGATTGATAAGAACCGtctgatcccatgtaccgaattggtactcACATACCCCAGCAAGAATagtaattcaaccacttaaattcaattctgtCTCTGGCAAGATCGGGCCAACTCTTCTACGAAGAGAAGAGTTGGttaggttttatatataattctataaattattatttttatataaattactcTATCTGATTTCTCCCCGATTAGAAAAATCAGTCTATAACCTTGTCTACAAGTACTAATaatttatccatatatataaataatgaataattaatgttaaaataaaagatgtaAATCGATTGACCAGTCTACAAGAACAGAGATCTACATGTACTAATAATTTATCGGGATTAATTTCTtcgaatgtaactatctttgaccgaatgtctatagtaggaaaaaactaaagttacgtgtattgtatgtaagcaacttgaaaaaatgtttattatatgtaaaaattacatacgtggcaaccatatacaggtgccacttgtcagattttaattggttggaacgaaattcttacatacaataaacattatttcaaagttgtttacatacaatacacacaactttagttatttcctactatagacattcgttcaaagtttgtgcCTTACATATTAATTAAATCATGGACTAACTTACACATATCTATACCATCGAATAAACAAATATAGCAAGTTACATGTCCTTTCTTTGTACCCGTATAACAAGCggtgaaataaattataaattagttGTAATATCTCATTAGATATTCATCAcatttgggggggggggggggggggacgacATATCTTAATGTTTATGATTGAATGACTAACTTATTATGTGACTCACTTGACATTGtgatagaattttttttaatgaattttaacATCCTCATGGTGAGCTTAACCAAGTCCTTACACATTAATCTATATGGATGTGTTTTTGCACTTAAATCTATACCGACATATACACGGGGATGTGAATATAAAGAGGTGCGAGagcactcacatattgttttgtTAATCCATAAAATCGTGGGGCCATGTGATTTAAATAAAAGTcaacaaatgttaaaaaattagtatgtgaggagtttCAAACCTAAGCTAAGgtgtcagacaaccttatattcatattcatatctatataaatattaaaacaatagttatcctgacattttaaagttttctataatttaaagctatttttaaaaattgccacataggtctttatcattgtggcatctctatatttttttacaatatataaatctataaaattatattatctaaaactattaaattaaataaaaataaaatctatatataaacaaaatcttaaaaaaataaaagcaaaaaatcacattctatatcataatagaaaccgtatgaatttaaaatctctttttaaaattgaaaaatatttggttttcaaattatttattttttaactttactatccaatataaccaatattatatatcacattgtaatatagttttttaatcctttttgtggtggtgattttacgttttataaaaactattatcaattacaggtgaattcaacgtaatttgaatcataagtttgttctttgtaatataattataatttgaatttggtttcttactatatctaattaaagttttttaacttttacgaattttattatttgattaagTAAGTAAGTTTcatgaaactattttctttgaaagagtgtgataaaattctaataagtcacatatcactttgcaaaaaaaataagagatagttatgattttacattacatttatactttaacttcattttatgttcattagtattgcatgaagtataatatgtgatagttaatatgaatatttgataatgtatgtttttatataaatgcaaagattttcataaataataagagttatattttgaatttatctatttcaataaatgtaaaaatttctatttaatgataatatagatttatatgtagatgcctaaataatgtatagttgttaaaagttattataaatattcatataactaaaacaacatttttaaatagctgcacatcgtgcgggtaaaggacctagtatatatatatatatatatatatatggtaggtTAACGTGAGAACCACAAATATAGAGAGAACCACTAGTTTtcctctctttttcttcttt
Coding sequences within:
- the LOC122593176 gene encoding peptide chain release factor 1, mitochondrial-like codes for the protein MRGGATRVLCRNLVRAFSRNGNSNNNMFIKIHPFSFPKYSTVVEMQPQTSAELIKIMEQRLSAIEHRNAYLQGIINQPETSPTEFSRANKELQKLNDKMDLISKLRTIEKEIQSLKSLVGDSEEDKDMQAMAYEELEQVLKEQQNVHNLLLKSLLPKDDADARGCILEVRAGTGGEEASLFAMDIFKMYERYSQKKGWRFEVVDVTDSNMKGFKEASAAISGADVYGKLKFESGIHRVQRVPITEKSGRVHTSAVSVAILPQADEVDVQLRNEDLRIDTYRSGGSGGQHANTTNSAVRITHIPSGLTVAIQDERSQHMNKAKGLKVLCARLYEMERCRVHNSRSKLRSDQIGSGDRSERIRTYNFPQGRVTDHRIGFTHHSISDMIQGESLDYFIDALLLQQEMDAIADFQRQ